Within the Anguilla anguilla isolate fAngAng1 chromosome 19, fAngAng1.pri, whole genome shotgun sequence genome, the region CCTGTGTTCAGAAACAGACCGTTATTCGCATCTCAGGTTCTCGGTTTGGATACTCGTAGTACTTCTAAATAAACATTATACCTCGTGAACATTTGAATACTGCAAAAATGTTCGTTGATAAAGTATTTCATATTAGTTGTGTCAATCTAAGTAGGATTATACTAACACCAGTTTTTggttacaaaaaataaaaatgaacctgCAATTGCTTTACTGGACGCAAAGTGCACCTATTAAGATTTAAATTACAGCTGTTGAATTGTAGGATACTTGTTGCTACATGCATAAAATATCGTGCATTCACACTTGTGTAAAAATAGACAGAATGCATTATGGTTAACTAATATGCATAAGTACATGACCCACAATTCATTTAATGCATTATCACAACTGTCAATATGCACTTTCTGAATATTTTGTGTCACAATACCGGCCGCAATGCCTTTCATTCATATCAAACCAACATGAGCTTGATTATATGGGATTttataaactcctcaaaaaaagtttggaaatttgtgtttggtcggTCCTATCTGTTGTCACTGTATTAATAGCATTGTATgttatatcattggaaagcctgttgaaacagtcaggagcctcagtagCATGTGGAAGAACCATACAcagccacaacagcctggcaccACCCCCTCATGCTGGCCACCAGCCTGGTCACGCATTGCTCtgggatggcattccattcctcaaccaggGTTAAtcgcaggtcagccaacgtgGTTGCGTTGGTCACTCTAGCATGTACAGCACACCCGAGCTGGTCCCACAAGTGTTCAATTGGGCTGAGGTCACTAAAGGAAAGCCAAACAGTCAACCGGAAGATACAGTGGTGCAGGTCAACGGTTTGCTCGCCATGCCGTCCATTCAATTTGTTCCTCTTTTGTCAATTCTGCTGTGTAAGTAGGTAGAAAAATACTGTTCAAATGCAAAGGGCTCTGCGGCCCTACTTTCAGTTTGCGCAGCTTTGGTCCGTTGTGATTTAGATAAAtgcgcaaaaaaaagaaagacaaatgcAGGTGGCTCTGTGGCGCAAGTGGTTGGGCTACCGCTTCAGAAGTATGAAGGTTGCTGCTTTGAATCCAGCAGCGGCACAACTTGCAGTTTGCGCAGCTTTGTTCCATTATGATTTAGAtaaatgcgcaaaaaaaaagaaaaataaatgcaagagaCTCTGTGGCGTAAGAGGTTGCGCTGCCGCTTCAGTAGTATGGGGGTTGTCGGCTCGAATCCAGCAGTAGCCCAACTTTCAGTTTGTGCAGCTTTGGTCCGTTGTGAAGTATAAATGCGCAAAAAAAAGGGAGATGAGTGCGAAGGAGTCTGTGGCGCAGGTGGTTGGACCGATCCTCAGGAGGTAGAGGTTGATGGTTCGATTCCCCGAGTGCCGCACCTGAGCAACGTTGGAGGTCCccaagggtgggggagaggcGTGAGTGAGACGTGTGAGTGAAGGGGGGGGCATGGTGGCGTGGGCCCCCCCCGAAAAATCAGAGAGCGCAAGGATGGGTTATGTGTCGGAGACAGAAGAAATTTTGCGGTTTGGTAAGAATGAAAGAAGAATAGTCTTGTCAAATAATTATTGAttttctaattatacctacttacttctacttacttctacttctacttacttacttctaattatacctacttacttctacttacttctaattatacctacttacttctacttctacttacttacttctacttctaattatacctacttctacttatacctacttctacttctacttctacttacttctaattatacttacttacttctacttacttctacttacttctaattatacctacttacttctacttacttctaattatacctacttacttctacttctacttacttacttctacttctaattatacctacttctacttatacctacttctacttctacttacttctaattatacttacttacttctaattatacctttctacttacttctacttctacttacttctacttacttctaattatacctacttacttctacttacttacttctaattatacctttctacttacttctaattatacctacttacttctacttctacttacttacttctacttctaattatacctacttctacttatacctacttctacttctacttacttctacttctacttacttctaattatacttacttacttctaattatacctttatacttacttctacttctacttacttctaattatacctttctacttacttctacttctacttacttctacttacttctaattatacctacttacttctacttctacttacttacttctaattatacctacttacttctacttctacttacttacttctaattatacctacttacttctacttctacttacttacttctacttctaattatacctacttctacttatacctacttctacttctacttacttctacttctacttacttctaattatacttacttacttctaattatacctttatacttacttctacttctacttacttctaattatacctacttctacttatacctacttctacttctacttacttctacttctacttacttctaattatacttacttacttctaattatacctttatacttacttctacttctacttacttctaattatacctttctacttacttctacttctacttacttctacttacttctaattatacctacttacttctacttctacttacttacttctaattatacctacttacttctacttctacttacttacttctaattatacctacttacttctacttctacttacttacttctacttctaattatacctacttctacttatacctacttctacttctacttacttctacttctacttacttctaattatacttacttacttctaattatacctttatacttacttctacttctacttacttctaattatacctttctacttacttctacttctacttacttctacttacttctaattatacctacttacttctacttacttacttctaattatacctttctacttacttctaattatacctacctacttctacttctacttacttctacttctaattatacctacttctacttatacctacttctacttctacttacttctacttctacttacttctaattatacttacttacttctaattatacctttatacttacttctacttctacttacttctaattatacctttctacttacttctacttctacttacttctacttacttctaattatacctacttacttctacttctacttacttacttctaattatacctttctacttacttctaattatacctacttacttctacttctacttacttacttctacttctaattatacctacttctacttatacctacttctacttatacctacttctacttctacttacttctacttctacttacttctaattatacttacttacttctaattatacctacttacttctacttctacttacttacttctaattatacctacttctacttacttctaattatacctacttacttctacttacttctacttctacttacttacttctaattatacctttctacttacttctaattatacctacttacttctacttctacttacttacttctacttctaattatacctacttctacttatacctacttctacttctacttacttctacttctacttacttctaattatacttacttacttctaattatacctttatacttacttctacttctacttacttctaattatacctttctacttacttctacttctacttacttctacttacttctaattatacctacttacttctacttctacttacttacttctaattatacctttctacttacttctacttacttacttctaattatacctacttacttctacttctaattatacctacttctacttacttctaattatacctacttacttctacttctacttacttacttctacttacttctacttctacttacttacttctaattatacctttctacttacttctacttatacctacttacttctacttacttctaattatacctttctacttacttctaattatacctacttacttctacttctaattatacctacttctacttacttctaattatacctacttacttctacttctacttacttacttctacttacttctacttctacttacttacttctaattatacctttctacttacttctacttatacctacttacttctacttacttctaattatacctttctacttacttctaattatacctacttacttctacttctacttacttacttctacttctaattatacctacttacttgtacttacttctacttctacttacttacttctacttacttctacttctacttacttacttctaattatacctttctacttacttctacttctacttatacctacttacttctacttacttctaattatacctacttacttctacttacttctaattatacctttctacttacttctaattatacctacttctacttctacttacttctacttctaattatacctacttacttgtacttacttctacttctacttacttacttctacttacttctacttctacttacttacttctaattatacctttctacttacttctacttctacttacttacttctaattatacctttctacttacttctaattatacctacttacttctacttctacttacttacttctacttacttctacttctacttacttctaattatacttacttctaattatacctttatacttacttctacttctacttacttctaattatacctttctacttacttctacttctacttacttacttctacttacttctaattatacctacttacttctacttctacttacttctaattatacctttctacttacttctacttacttacttctaattatacctacttacttctacttctaattatacctacttctacttacttctaattatacctacttacttctacttctacttacttacttctacctacttctacttctacttacttacttctacttacttctacttctacttacttacttctaattatacctttctacttacttctacttctacttacttacttctaattatacctttctacttacttctacttatacctacttacttctacttctaattaTTATACCttaatttttgtgtgtattaatAAGTCTCTGCCTGATGGTAGAGCCAGTGATTTTTCTGCAAATAATGAGCAGGACAAACACACGCATCAACAAGAGTGATGTATTAGtgtacaaattaatttattatccCATTTAAAATCACAGACACTCTGCTTAAAATACAGAACATATTGtctcatttacaaataaaaataaactgttgccaataataaataatggaatggaaagtaatttttcttttttcccccgtGAGTATATCAGAGGTTAGCCCACGGTATAAACCAAACACTTCATACCAAGAATATGAACAAAATCCATTTATTCAAAAACATATCAAGGGGTTTAAGCTGGTCACATGTAAAGTGTACTTTGTCTGACAGGACTGGCCAATTTTATGTGGAATTCTCAGTCGGTGGGTTAAATCAGCATTGCTTATAACAATAACATCAGTTGGATGCTGTAAGAACACTGAAATAGATCACTCTCTCAAGCTCCCCCAGTCCCTCTGTTGAGTTTAGTGCtcacatacattacatacatacattgcGCGACCCAGTCAGGTTACTGCAGTGGCCAGGTGACAAGAACACACGTCATGCACACACGACACCAAATGGAATTTGCCTAGGTCCCACCCTCtagtgcttttaaaatatttttttaattatttgttttttaaaatatttttaaaatattttttattatttaaaaaaaatatatatatatatttatttcctgtaatttagatttaaattcattttttccttttgtaaGTAAATTTGAGAATTCATCTAGGTCCCACCctccatttaaatttaatttaaatttaatttaaaaaaaaataattttcttacatttttctttaaggcagtggtctccaaccctggtcctggagagccacagggtctcagaccagcagaccctgtagctctccaggaccagggctgaagACCACTGCTTTAAGGGCATTCAACAGGGCATTCAATTGGTAACTAGTAACATCGAGGCAAAGCAAAGGAAGTGAGCGTAATTATTTGGCAACACATTATAACCAAGTGCAATCGAATATGCATGTTAACCAGGCTAGCAAGTCCAGCGATGTCAGTGCAACGTTACCTTAGATGAAGCTGTGTGTATCTCGGCTCCCGGGTCGGCTTATGAATATCCCCCAAGACCTTTTTCCCGCTGTCTTGGGGGTCCAGGAAGTCGGACAGTTGACGCAGTGTGCTACGCTTTAGGCTAATGTGGCTGAGGTTATTCCGTTACTCCTCCTACGTTGCTGAACGTTGGCACGTTAACAACACAATTTATCGCTATCTTTCACCGTCAGTCTATGCCATTTCAATTTTAACAAGGTGGCATAGCCAAAGCGTCATTTCCtgtaaaaatgttcacattCTCTGATCTCAGTCTGACGGGCGGCCAGGAGTTTGTCGCTGCAGCTGTAGTGTGAGGTCCGGGCGGAGGCCTGGGCcggaggggccgggggccggAGAACTCCGTCAGCAGGCCGGCCTCCTCAGGGCAGGAGTTCCCCGGGTGCGGAGCGGGACCCGAACACGGTGCGGTAGTGCTCCACCAGGATTTCGGTGAATATGTTGAGGGGGGTGAGCGCCCGGAGGGACACGGAGTCGTGCGGAGGCCAGATCAGGTTGACCGCGAAGACGCAGGCCAGGTTGGACGGACTCATCTTGTTCATGATGCTCTCCTGCGCCacctgcgggggcggggggggataaCACGTGCGCTCGTGTAAGAACAGAACTTACCGCAGTACCATTCCCAGAGCAGTCCACCAACTGTCAAAACCACCCGAATTCAACAAGTGTTTGTTTATGAACATCCTAAGCACACAGGAACTCACTGTTGGCACACTTTGTgcacaaacaggaaacacaagagcaacacgctcacactcactgtGAAACCCTGGTCACATTAAGAGCACAGCAGTGTGCCTACGCAGgaaataaaaaccttttaaCATATCTACTTAAAGAAAAATGGTTTTGAATGGTTTTTCAGTTAGGAGGGAGTGCcaccacaacacaacaacatttAAAAGTTCTTATTATATCTGCCCCCCCCAGGGAGAAGCTGAAGGCACCACGTTGTGCTCTTCAGATGGGAGGGTTAAagaggcgcgcacacacacacacacacacacacacacacacacacacacacacactctctcacattgtCCCAGAGCTAAAAGCAGCTCATCTAGAGCAAAGCTTCTGTATTGCTGTAATCTGTGAAAGGTATGTATCATTTGCATCAGCAGGACTTTTGTTCCAGTTCCTTACCTGTGAAATCACAGTGGGGTGCACTGGGTAATTAACAAACCATTCTCCCCAATTAAACAGTACACTCGTCACACTGGACTAATTACTCCAAGGGGACTGCACTTACTTTCAGCTTTTAGAACGCACTCTCATCCAGAGGGACTTTGTTACACACAGTGCATTAATACAGCCGGATATGGCacatatttaaacaaacacGGAGTACAATGACAATGTCTGCACAGTGTGATCATCTGCTTTGTCATATAGATAACCATGACAACAGTTCAACTGCCATTAGAAAAATGTCTCGCTGTTGCTTAGGTTAGACAGTAGGGGGCAGCCAACGCTGTGATGTAAAGATGGCGTACAGCTCGTCTGAGATGCACAGCTCAGGCCCATTCTCAGAAAGCCCCCAGGATTTggtttttttcctgctgccaGACAGATGAGCACTTCCTGATCGCTGTCTGACCGTGTCATTTTTAGGAGGGTGTGAGTGGGTTTTTCGGAAACTGTGAGCTCACTGCGGACTCccaggggaagggagggggcgATGCTGTACGGGTCTGGGgcaaggggggcggggagggggggcagagcagTGTTCGGTTTCTGTATGGGTCTGGCGTCTGCTAAAGATGCATCAGCAGTAAGCTAACGATACAAGACACCAGCGGTAAACAAACAAGCCGCATTACCCCTAACATCTAagcagagagggtgagaaagggagaggttTACACTGGAGTAATGGGCTCCTGGTCACAGCTCCCTCCTACAGGACAACACTACTgttgacagtttatttatttaaactttaataactgtaataaaaaatttaaaaaattaaaaacgacAACAGACAACGGTCTTCTGGACTCTAATGAATGAGGTGGTCTGTCTGACTGACACGCACAGGCAGGCTACGGGGTCGTCACTCACCATGTGCAGGAAGCAGACCAGGTACTTCAGCACGGTGTAGTTGTGCTCCGGGAGGCCCTCGATCACCTGCTTGACCACCGTCACTCTCAGACTGCTCTCCACCTCTGAGGAGCAGAGACGCAAGCGCACGTTAGCGCACGTTAGCACCGTCACTCTCAGACTGCTCTCCACCTCTGAGGAGCAGAGACGCAAGCGCACGTTAGAGCACGTTAGAGCACGTTAGCGCACGTTAGCGCACGTTAGCACCGTCACTCTCAGACTGCTCTCCACCTCTGAGGAGCAGAGACGCAAGCGCACGTTAGCGCACGTTAGCGCGGCTCGGCGCCGTCCTAGCCTGCTTCCCCTGGTCTCTGACCCAGAGCCTCCAAGGGCGCAAACCCACACGCCTCACATTTCCTCTGCAGATTCCCCACAGCCGGGGGGGAAAAGGACTCCAGCTGGGCAAAAGCTCCAACTATCGATTTAGGTCTGGACTCAGTTACAGAGATTTTGTCTttcacttttttgggggggacaaGCTTTCAGAAAAATGCTACAGCAGTGCTTTCACTTCTCACACAAAACAAGGAAGGATGCACCCCCATCTATTAATCTATCAAAGTGAaccagcacttattgtactctgtattatcgtcctaatgttgtagcttgtactgTCCCCCGAGTTTGACTTAGCAtcagttaggtcagaataatgttctctgtgtgaactggactttgtgttcttggctatgaataactgaatacatgaatacaaaatgagtatcgtgtaccttatcgaacctgtgtttcgtagctgttccaatgaccttgatatgcacttctgtacgtcgctttggataaaagtgtctgctaaataaatgcaatataacgAAAAACACAATTGCACTGCACTGAACATTTGGGTTCAGAAACAGTGGTGCGACAAAACCCTTAGACAGCAGCTGCAGAACTGCTGCTCTTTTGAAGGTCCCGTGTAGAACTGCTGGTCACCTTCAGCTTTTGTCATCTGATGACGACCTCGGTGCATTCCTGACAGCGCTAACATGCGTACCGCAACGCACAGATTACTTAGGAGGAGGAACACAGGAAAAGCAAATCCAGACACGAACGTGGGCACGGGGCACGGGGCTGGGGTGcacggcggggcggggcggggcgggactcACGCACGATGTCCTGCACCTGCTCGTACAGCGCGAAGGTGAGCAGGGGCTCGGGCAGCTCCCTCAGGAAGCTCTTCAGGATGACGGCGGGGACGTGGACGTCGGCGTACTGATCGAAGTCCACCGGCTTTCCTGCAGGAGGGCAGAGGGGCCATCAGTCCGCCGCCAACGCCACACACACCGCCCCTGCTGCTCACCAGCCGTGCCGCCTTTAAAACCGCACCTCCACCGACATGGGCCTAAAACCGCAGTGAACatgagcgccccctgctgtcccggagggggtgagggagggaaatCTCACCCAGGTTGTAGAGCTTCTTGATGTCTTTGATCAGCTGCACGCGGGCTGATCTCCGGAAGATTCCCTCGGTGCggagccctgggggggggggcgggggcgtgggcaGAGGGAACATGCTCACCAGCGCATCAAACACATGGTTTCTCTACCATATGTGCATTACATCATCATATCGACCATATATGATGCTACATAGCTACAGAACACAATGCAAGCAAGAGTCAACAGAGAAGCAAAATTTTTTAGAGAATTGTTCTGtatgatgcacacacacacacacacacacacactgaggaatgAGCAGAGCAGGACGGCCCTGTGGAGAGGGTGGCTGGTACGGAGTGCTGTGTGTAATTTGGGCTAATGGGCGGAGTGGGAATGGAGCATCGCTCTTACCTTTCCCCTTCAGGTAGGACACGGTCTCGGACATGACCGGGGGTATCAGCGCGCCCTTGTTTCTTTCAcgaatgctgggggggggggggggaataaaaacacTGTATAACCAATGACATTCCTGCAGCTCACATCATGGATGAAATAACCTGAGAAGGCTTTGTTTGGCGTGGAGAGGTGGAGGACACTCACTACTGCAGGCTGACTCCGAACtgctgggaggggagggggggggcgagggggcgggactCTGGCCGGCGCCCCCTTCTTTGCCACTCTTAGCCTCTCGTGTCTGCGGCAGGAGAACCGCCGTCACCATGGAGACCCGCAAACCAGGTACAGGGgaagggattgggggggggggggggagaatgccAACAAATTCAAACTGGACTGACCCCTACAGTACACAGTGACCGTGTAAACAGTGTTTTTGGGGGGTTGAAAGTACATTCaaaaccgtgtgtgtgtatatgcgtgtgtgtgtgtgtgtgtgtgtgtgtgtgtgtgtgtgtttgtgtgtgtgtgtgtgtgtgtgtgtgtgtgtgtgtgtttgtgtgtgcgtgtgtgtttgtgcatgcctgcatgtgtgtgtgtgtgtgtgtgtgtgtgtgtgtgtgtttgtgtgtgtgtttgtgtgtgtgtgtgtgtgtgtgtgtgtgtatgtgtgtgtgtgtgtgtgtgtgtttgtttgtgtgtgtgtgcgtgtgcatgcctgcgtgtgtgtgtgcgcgcgtgcatgcgtgcgtgtgtgtgcgcgcgtgtgtgtgtgtgtgtgtgtttgtgtgtgtgtgtgtgtgtgtgtgtgtttgtgtgcgtgtttgtgtgcatgcctgcgtgtgtgtgtgtgtgtgtgtgtgtgtgtgtgtgtgtgcgcgcgtgtgtgtgtgtgtttgtgtgtgtgtgtgtttgtgtgtgtgtgtgtgtgtttgtgtgtgcgtgtttgtgtgtgtgcgcgtgtgcaggCGTGCTGCAGCGGGGGCGTACCGCAGGACCTC harbors:
- the LOC118218814 gene encoding LOW QUALITY PROTEIN: rho GTPase-activating protein 8-like (The sequence of the model RefSeq protein was modified relative to this genomic sequence to represent the inferred CDS: deleted 1 base in 1 codon) translates to MIQPTLRFVPLDRNATATNCEVQVDSQDRHTGQLISPCFSTMISDVDLEQLAEIELRKDEEEQEVQGDLPADVLRRSSCVDTSHPYYDVARHGILQVAGEDKYGRKLIIFSCCCMPPSHQLNHHRLLEYLKYTLDQYVECDYSVVYFHYGLRSSNKPSLSWLRQAYNEFDRKYKKNLKALYVVHPTNYIRVLGNLFSPLISHKFGKKVTYVNYLSELREHLNYEQLSIPPEVLRHERLRVAKKGAPARVPPPRPPLPSQQFGVSLQYIRERNKGALIPPVMSETVSYLKGKGLRTEGIFRRSARVQLIKDIKKLYNLGKPVDFDQYADVHVPAVILKSFLRELPEPLLTFALYEQVQDIVQVESSLRVTVVKQVIEGLPEHNYTVLKYLVCFLHMVAQESIMNKMSPSNLACVFAVNLIWPPHDSVSLRALTPLNIFTEILVEHYRTVFGSRSAPGELLP